One genomic window of Podarcis muralis chromosome 9, rPodMur119.hap1.1, whole genome shotgun sequence includes the following:
- the RPP25 gene encoding ribonuclease P protein subunit p25: protein MHPGSPEVVGPSSLAAVPQTVASGGTEPIAPQQSRMENFRKVKTSEEESPLPFVGLPSDVIEMKVKEGSKIRNLMGFAMGRVAREDTRQIVFSGCGRAVTKTITCVEIMKRKVGGLHQVTKVQYRTLLEVWENKAARPEGGPAEHLTVHKNVPSICILLSKDPLDPSQMGYQPPDLPGGLWVGEGGSQEDRSSAAPKGRKRRLALPHEEDPRNKKAQVPEIQGESGALEGCGHGRHSYPTCLEQL from the coding sequence ATGCACCCAGGAAGCCCGGAGGTTGTGGGACCCTCATCCCTCGCCGCCGTGCCCCAGACGGTGGCTTCTGGGGGAACCGAGCCCATCGCCCCCCAGCAGTCCAGGATGGAGAACTTCAGGAAGGTCAAGACGTCGGAGGAAGAAAGCCCGCTGCCCTTCGTGGGCCTCCCCTCGGACGTGATTGAGATGAAGGTGAAGGAGGGCAGCAAGATCCGGAACTTGATGGGCTTCGCCATGGGCCGGGTGGCGCGGGAGGACACCCGGCAGATCGTCTTCAGCGGCTGCGGCCGGGCTGTCACCAAGACCATCACCTGCGTGGAGATCATGAAGAGGAAGGTGGGCGGCCTCCACCAGGTCACCAAAGTGCAATACAGGACTCTCCTGGAGGTCTGGGAGAACAAGGCAGCCCGGCCCGAGGGGGGCCCCGCAGAACATCTCACCGTCCACAAGAACGTGCCCTCCATCTGCATCCTGCTCTCCAAGGACCCCCTggatcccagccagatgggctatCAGCCCCCGGATCTCCCCGGCGGCCTGTGGGTGGGCGAGGGGGGCAGCCAAGAGGACAGGTCCAGCGCCGCCccgaagggaaggaagaggaggctggCGCTGCCCCACGAGGAGGACCCGCGGAACAAGAAGGCTCAGGTACCGGAGATCCAGGGCGAATCGGGGGCCCTGGAGGGTTGTGGACACGGACGGCATTCCTACCCTACTTGTCTTGAGCAATTGTGA